ACAACATAACAAAGTCACAACGATGGATCGGAGCAGCGATATTTGGGGGGCTGAACATGGCGCTAGGGAGTGTCTATGCATGAGAACGTGGATAGGAGGAAGTCAATTTGTGGCAATTTAGGGCTTAGGTAGTGTTCTAGGATGTGTGGGCCGTGTGGGAGTAATTTTGCCCTAAATGGCATGCCTCTAGAATGCATATGAAGAAGTTTTATTTTGATGATTACAGGAAATTTATTTACCCGGACGAGAAAGGCGAAATTTCTTTCTTATTTTGCCCAATTGTTTTCGGATCTTTTGAACCGGACCCTGCAAAATGAACACAGTGCATGTAAATAAATAGCTGATATGTACAGAGAGGAATGCATGAAAATTAAAAAAGAAAATGAACATGAAATGAGTAAACCGGGCTGGCACTAGCGTACCATGTGAGAAGGCTTGAGGTCTTTCCAGGAGCGAATCCGAAAAATGTAATCCCATCCCATGTTGATGTCATTTAGTGCAGGCGGATTCAGCTGCCACCTGTGGATGCCAGCGTGATAGAGCATAGCCCAGAGATGGGTGATGAGCTCACCACCCTGCGAGAGGTGGTGCATGTGCTCCTCCACCTTGTCCGACGGCGCGGCATACACTAACGCCTTGACCCAGAAGTCTGCCAGCACCTTCCACCTCTCAACATCATCCATGCTTTGTAGTCCCTTGCCCAGCTTCGCACCCAGCCCATAGATGAACTCTCCAAGGAAATCAACACCCCCAGATATATGAACTTTAATACCGTGCTCGTTGCCCTTTGTGTCCATTGCTTGTAGCTTGTATCTTGCAGTAGCGTATGAGAATCCTTTTCCAACCCTAATTGCATCTTCCCTAACCTGACTGTAGAACAATTTTATAGCATCGGACCGCCCAGGAAGTAAGCGCGGCGCTGAAGCAACCAAGTATGCACAGTATTTGGACAGATCCGTGGCCACACGACGATGATCCTTCTCCATAGTAACATGATGGTCACCGCCATTGCTGTGGTCGCACTGTTGCGCCAGTTCacaatagcaagttgcaacatgcCAAATGAGAATACAAGACACGTAGATCATATCACTCGCCTCGGCAGGATTATCCGTCGGGTTAAAACTAAAAGAGAAGTCTGGAAAGCCACTCTGTCCATTTTCAACTTTGGAGGATGCCCAACTACTTATTTCATTGGACTTGATCTCATTATCAACAAAATCACCAATGGATGCCTTCACATCAGGGTGCAAGTCAATGGTGCTCCCTGTGCAGCTGCCCTGCAACATTTCCTTGAGCTCTCGGCTTATGTACTGCAGTCCAAGCAGACCAAAACACCTCTGGACTAGGATATTTAGAAGAACACAACATATCCATGAAATACACCAGGCTTCCTGCACTGCGTTGCAGGAACAAATCCAGCCACGAAAGTTCCTTAGAAATCCGCAGGAGAATAACTGATGACAACGACTCAGACAACCGTGCACCCTGACCCAAAAGGTTTCATCAATCACTGCATGTTGCCCTAGCTTATTTTGCCACAGGTAGTATTTATCATACCAATTAATCTTGAGAAGGGATGCTCTCAATCTCATTCCCCAGCTCAGCACAACCTCTTCTTGAATATTAAATATTCTTTTCCTTTTATCTTTCctagcataatcacagacaaagGCAACTCTGGCCCAATTTGAGGTCCAACAGCTTAGCAACTGCAACACCTGCAGTAGAGCTAGAGACACCAGTACTACACCGGTAATAACAAAGTCCACTATTGTGGTGTCCACAAAGATGATGTCAGGAGAAGCACGACGGCTCGTCCTCGCCCCAGGTATGACAATCACTGCCCCTACAAAACATATCCCAATAACTGAAGCAAATGCCCAGATGCTAGCACTCTTTGCCTCATAGTAATGGAGAAACGTGTTGCTGGTGTACAAAATATCATGTAGGAAAGCCAACTCAATCTCTACCACCTTTAAGGCACGTTTGCAGTTTTTTACCAAGGGCTGGGCAAGGCTGGCCTTGAATGGTTTAACGCTGCTTAACCCAAGAAAACGCCGGTGCAATAAATgagagagagagaaggagagGCACACATCTTTGCAAGAATTCAATTTTGATTCTAGAATCTTATTGTTTCCCTCACACCTCATGGAAGCTATATCACCCATTTTAACCTCCTCACGATACCCAATCATTACGTCAAGTTTATCATCAACAGttaactctctttcttcattaggATCTCCAAAAGAACATTTTGTAATGCTCTTTCTTGGAAactctctgatcatgttccgcatAGAACTTGGCAGCACAAGTGCCATTGACCTATGAAATCCCTTGATGAAAGTCACGGCTGACAACACGCAGATGGCTATGTTACCAATATCACTAGAGATGGTTGTGATGCTCATTAGCAGGACATATCCAAAGTAGAGGCAAAGCAGATACAACATCTTCCATATTTGATTCCTATTGTCGAGCCCGGATGCAGCAGCTGAGTCAACACAACAAAGGAGGGCCAATAATGATACTGCCCATATTGGGTACATCTCGCTCTTCACTGGCGAAGATTGCATTAGGCCAATGCTGTATGTTCCAAGGGACAGAAACAATGCATTTGCAGCCATGAAACCCTTCTGGATGAGGAAATTATTGGACCAACGGCGGCAAGATCCAAAGACAGCAAGGAAGAAGGAGAGAAAAATGGCCAGAAGTGCTAACGCCTCTATTCGGAGCACTGTCCCCCTAGGACTCTTCCACATATTTTCCAGCTGATGCAAAAGGCTTGGCACTGAAGTTGCATTTCCCAAGTGTTGCTGACCCATATTCCCCATTCGGCGGTAGCCCACCtaggaagaacaagaagaaggggTGTGTCATAAAATCTAGGCTCCCGATTTAGCTACAAATTGTTCTCATGAAGAGCGGGAAAGATTAGATCAGTCTAGAATTACCTAGTCGACCTTTGTATTCTAGAagcacaaaacccgtgcgttgctacggtgccATGGTAAAACCAAATAAACAATTTTTTGTACTCCATATATGCCTCCTAGATTTCAAGTGGCATGAAGTTCTTGATTGACATGTCTAAAATACATagttttaaatagccggctatagccccgctatagcccggctatagcctttCGAGCAAGGTGCGGCTAAATGCATCCGTGTGCTAAAAGGTGGCTATAGCCCGCTATAGCCAGGCTATAGCCTTTTTCACAGGTCGCGGCTATAtcctatagccggctatttaaaactATGCTAAAATATAGTCATAGAACATCAACGCTTGGTTACTCGAAACAAGCGATCCAACAAACTGCTAACAAGATATATCTGGTACATTAACTTTTCGGTGTACATCGTCTGGTGGCAAACAAGCCGTGTTCTCCTTAACACTGACCCACTTGCATCTCTAATGTTCATCCTCCAAAACCATGTTGACGATAGATGGATCAAAAGAAGTAGCAACTCCATATCTAGGAGGCATGTATGTTTCCTTCTCTCACAACATCTTCTAGTGTATATTCATTTGAGAGACCCTCGAACAATTCAGGAGATGAAAAATACACTTGAGGAACACCTCCTAATTTCCGACCTCCCGTCTGTCCGAACCCAATTTTGTTTACTGTCCAGTTTTCAGCCACCACTTATTGACAATATGAATTTGAACATAAATTTGAGTGCAGGTTAAATCAACAATAATTCAAACTGTTATATTTACATAGTTCAAATTTCTAATCAAATAGTAAATAGCAATGTTGAAGTTCGTTTTGATTTCACACCATCAAAATATGTGAATTTAAATTGAACCACCGCATAGAATACAGGTAGCACCCACGAGCTAGCTACTGATTGTTCTTTTTCTTCTGAAGAAAAAAGAGGCTGGCTAGTCCTCGGTGTTCTGCTCCTCGTTCTCGTAGCAACTGCCCACGAGCAGCTACTCCACGTTCTGCTAGACTGCTACATGGTCGTCCTCCTCCCATGGAGGCTCTCCCCCTCCCTACTCCGGCCCTTCCATCCTGGATGTCCCCTGCTAAGACCGATGCAGTGCCGCTCTCCCTCTCGGCACCATCCCGTCGGAGCCTGGGGCCTGGAACGGCGCTCTTCCTGGAGCTCGACGGAGAAGGCGGTCGGGACGGAGACCACGCAACAATTTATAGCGCCCAAGTTCGCGCCGCCGAATCCCGGCCATATGCGCGCCCTCCTCCAGTCTGTTCTGCGGGTAGCAGTCTAGCTGGGTTGTAGCAGACAAAGCAAATCAGATCGAGATGGGAAGCCGGCCGACACCTGAGCCGAATGCCTGCTGTGGCGGGCCGCTTCCAGGTCCAGTCTCCTATCGGGACGAATCGGTGGAGGTAGGAGAATAAGCGAACCGGTATTTTGACTTCAGCGGTGGCAACTGCTATAGTTTCAACCAAAAATAAGGATAGATAAAAAAGGGACGAAAATTTTGGGGAGAAATCTTATCTCAACGAAAAATAAGGATAGATTAAAAACGGATGAAAATTTTGAGGAGAAACCTTACTTCTTTTATTAGTAGGTATGGATATAAAATAGAgacgacaagatacaaattggtaaTGTAATGGACTCAATCACTCAAGCCAGGGAATCAGGGGATGAGGTaagttgggctggcccattacTCCTCTGCTTCGGGTTCTCTACCAGCGATAGGGTTGGTATGTccgttttttttttttccttttcagttttctttctctctctttctccATTGGTTTTTTcgttgggttttcatttttaatTGGTTTTTCGTGCAATTTTTATCAAAAAATTAGAAAATTAAagtattttaaaattttgaatatttTCAATTTTGACTACTTTTTAACTtttttttgaattcaaatttttttattatttttgaacagTTTTCATtacttttaatttttttaaatttgaacatttttaacttTTGAACATTGTTTATTTTTGAACATTATTACTTTTGAGCATTTTTTTTGGATTCAGatattttttgaatttaaacaattttgaaatttgaacaattttaaaattcAAAAAGTTTTCAATTGTGAGCAGTCTCAAATCTGAACTGTTTTGAAGCTgaacagaaagaaagaaaaaaaaaggaaacctGATTACCAGAAAAGCCCCAAAGATTGAAATAGGAAATGGGCTGGCCCGGCTGTTTTTCTGTTCAGGTGGCGCCAAGCTTGGTCCGCACAACGCGATATAATAGGAGCTCCcggcaaaacctatacaccgaccaggtcggtggctaccggccaccgcacaccccctggtcgggtatgggccaggcccatttgtGTCTGTTTAGCCTGTAGTAGTtcgtttttccttttcttttttcttttctggtttctttttctatttgtcttttctattttctgttttcggttttgtttatactttttcagattcaaaaattttaatttttaaaaattattcaaattgagaaaatgttaaaattaaaaaatgttcaaatttgaaaaccgttcaaatctgaaaaccgttcaaatttgaaaacgttcaaatttgaaatctgtTCAAAATATTTTCAAATGCGAAAATGTAAACaaaatgtttaaattcaaaaatgttcaaatttgaaaaccattcaaatctgaaaaccgttcaaatttgaaaaccgtttaaATTTGTAAaccattcaaatttgaaatctgtTCAAAATATTTTCAAATGCGAAAATATTgaaattcgaaaaatgttcagattctaaatttgttcaaattttcaGAAAGTTTAGATTCAAATTttgttcatattcagcaaaacataaatgaaatagcagaagaaaaaagaaagaaaggagagaaaagttactgggccggcccagtgccTCCCGCCTGGGGTGTGCGGACGATCAGCTTAATGGGCCGAGCCCATAtacgccgggggggggggggggtgggtgtGCGGTGGGTTCGCTGCCACCGACCAGCTCGGTGAATAGGAGCCCCCGGAGCTCCCCGCCTGCCTGACCAGAAAACCTACTCCCCGCCCAGCAGCGGTGCGGATTAACGCCCGCATGCGTGCGGGAGAAAGCGGGCCGCGGCCCATCAGCTTTGTTTTTTTCGTTTTCTTCGGTTCTTCACTGGTTTGGTCGGTTTTTTGTCGGCTttcgtttttttttgtttttgttttttctgttttgaacacATTTTTTTAATTCGAGAAAATTTCAAATTCAAGCAAATTTAAATTTGGGAAATTTTAAAATTCGAGCAAATTTTAGATTGAAGCAATTTTCAAAATCGAGCAAATTTCAAATTGAAGCAATTTTCAAATTGGAGCAAACATTTTTTAATTCAAACTTTTTTAgatatgattttttttgaatttttttggaaaGTTTCAAATCTGAAACTTAttcaaaaattaaaattaataaaaaaAGAAAACTACAGATAACTCTCTGGGCAACTGGGCCGGGCCAATACGAGGGAACCAGGAGGAGCCGCTGCGTGTGTGGTTTAATCCCGCACGCACGCGAGCGGACTATAGGCACTCATGCGTAGACTTTCAGCGCATCCATGTGTAGACTGGCGGCCCATCCATGCAAAGCCCACCCGGCTTGTGTAAATCGCGATTTACAGTGATGTTTTGATAGAGGCGGACCACCATATGCCCATCTATGAAAACCTTTCGTATATTAGTGCAAGGTCATTATTCCGAAGACTGACACCAAAGATCAGCTGGCCGATCATGGAGCTGAGCTTTGGTCAAGGTTTGGCATGACCGAGCGTGTATTTGTGTGTGTGCATTCTGTTGCCATGGAGCTCATTGATGCGGA
This Lolium perenne isolate Kyuss_39 chromosome 1, Kyuss_2.0, whole genome shotgun sequence DNA region includes the following protein-coding sequences:
- the LOC127344490 gene encoding uncharacterized protein; protein product: MVGYRRMGNMGQQHLGNATSVPSLLHQLENMWKSPRGTVLRIEALALLAIFLSFFLAVFGSCRRWSNNFLIQKGFMAANALFLSLGTYSIGLMQSSPVKSEMYPIWAVSLLALLCCVDSAAASGLDNRNQIWKMLYLLCLYFGYVLLMSITTISSDIGNIAICVLSAVTFIKGFHRSMALVLPSSMRNMIREFPRKSITKCSFGDPNEERELTVDDKLDVMIGYREEVKMGDIASMRCEGNNKILESKLNSCKDVCLSFSLSHLLHRRFLGLSSVKPFKASLAQPLVKNCKRALKVVEIELAFLHDILYTSNTFLHYYEAKSASIWAFASVIGICFVGAVIVIPGARTSRRASPDIIFVDTTIVDFVITGVVLVSLALLQVLQLLSCWTSNWARVAFVCDYARKDKRKRIFNIQEEVVLSWGMRLRASLLKINWYDKYYLWQNKLGQHAVIDETFWVRVHGCLSRCHQLFSCGFLRNFRGWICSCNAVQEAWCISWICCVLLNILVQRCFGLLGLQYISRELKEMLQGSCTGSTIDLHPDVKASIGDFVDNEIKSNEISSWASSKVENGQSGFPDFSFSFNPTDNPAEASDMIYVSCILIWHVATCYCELAQQCDHSNGGDHHVTMEKDHRRVATDLSKYCAYLVASAPRLLPGRSDAIKLFYSQVREDAIRVGKGFSYATARYKLQAMDTKGNEHGIKVHISGGVDFLGEFIYGLGAKLGKGLQSMDDVERWKVLADFWVKALVYAAPSDKVEEHMHHLSQGGELITHLWAMLYHAGIHRWQLNPPALNDINMGWDYIFRIRSWKDLKPSHMGPVQKIRKQLGKIRKKFRLSRPGKKEPTDQDHASELRSNACRGARLDGASTSWPPPSS